In the Calditrichota bacterium genome, one interval contains:
- a CDS encoding Gfo/Idh/MocA family oxidoreductase: MDKIKIGILGVGHLGRFHTQNYLSIPEAEIVGIYDADFARSQAVASELNVPVYKNLVDLLDKIEAASVVVTTSAHHQIATACLENGIHCLVEKPITSTLVEADELIELAGEKNLILQVGHIERFNPALMALNGFELSPMFIESHRLASFNPRGTDVAVVLDLMIHDIDIILHLVKSPVTEIDASGVAVITRAVDIANARIKFANGCVANVTASRISQKAMRKMRLFQKNCYIGVDFLQKYSELYQLVDANDFQPQTNQIPIEFGQVNQFQTPKKIVYERRQVEEANALKMELESFLHAVRSGEKPAVSGEDGREALRVAIEITGLIEKQVKKLI; encoded by the coding sequence GTGGATAAAATAAAAATTGGAATTTTGGGCGTCGGTCATCTGGGACGGTTTCACACACAAAATTATCTCTCGATCCCGGAAGCTGAAATTGTCGGAATTTATGATGCTGATTTCGCGCGCAGTCAGGCTGTCGCTTCCGAATTGAATGTACCTGTTTACAAAAATTTAGTCGATTTATTGGATAAAATCGAAGCTGCCAGCGTTGTCGTGACAACGTCAGCTCATCACCAAATAGCAACAGCCTGTCTGGAAAACGGAATTCACTGTCTGGTGGAAAAACCAATTACCAGCACGCTGGTTGAAGCGGATGAACTCATCGAATTGGCAGGGGAGAAAAATTTAATTTTGCAAGTGGGTCACATTGAGCGATTTAATCCGGCGCTTATGGCGTTGAACGGATTTGAATTATCCCCTATGTTCATCGAAAGCCACCGCTTAGCGTCGTTCAATCCACGCGGTACCGACGTGGCGGTTGTGCTGGATTTGATGATCCATGACATTGATATTATTTTGCATTTGGTGAAAAGTCCGGTCACGGAAATCGACGCTAGCGGTGTCGCGGTGATTACGCGCGCGGTTGACATTGCCAATGCCAGAATAAAATTTGCTAACGGCTGTGTCGCCAATGTGACCGCCAGCCGCATTTCACAAAAAGCCATGCGCAAAATGCGGCTATTTCAAAAGAATTGCTACATTGGCGTTGATTTTTTACAAAAATATTCCGAACTGTACCAGTTAGTGGACGCGAACGATTTTCAACCGCAAACCAATCAAATTCCTATCGAGTTCGGGCAAGTGAATCAATTTCAAACGCCGAAAAAAATTGTTTATGAGCGACGGCAGGTTGAAGAAGCCAATGCGTTAAAAATGGAATTGGAATCTTTTTTGCACGCCGTTCGCAGTGGAGAAAAACCGGCGGTGAGCGGAGAAGACGGCAGAGAAGCCCTGCGCGTGGCGATCGAAATCACCGGACTGATCGAAAAACAAGTTAAAAAGCTAATCTAA